One genomic segment of Musa acuminata AAA Group cultivar baxijiao chromosome BXJ3-3, Cavendish_Baxijiao_AAA, whole genome shotgun sequence includes these proteins:
- the LOC135633387 gene encoding UPF0481 protein At3g47200-like: protein MFPEPFTLAVVSFEEMTEIRFPSIHGNAKEKVGIMEPMQFGSSSSCGVQIDQTFEEYAGVVSDDDDYWRAGSSREGDTFGDFREHPVGEISPSMNQRTEIETARSSSRDSDARLLNDWMENVQHRMTTASQSRRSHNRAPCTIYEIPANIRKHDTQAYQPKVVAIGPYHREKTGLRITVDDKWRCLRHMLSFVSPRFREEENQLRIWIKNIKEKEELARSCYSRDAYMESYSFVEMLLLDGCFILYILLMIVKKTEVVVEDPRKEESTEVDEKSEKMHTEECPLVGVFWQWNHIKLDLLLLENQIPFFIIQDLFNHTMNPGIKHISIPHLALELFDELHPKMNKDMFHFGPDGNGILHLLHLFHSAMVPSPNYRMTDTECWNPNSPSSSTTQQLHIPSATELGESAVRFRRKDHARSFLEVAFCNGELEIPTLHIFDYSNALFRNLISFEQCYPGVSPYITAYASFMECIMHRERDVRLLHLSGTVVNRLSTDKDVAVFFKQICYQVSQSCIPSYLSPLYKEVSDHHSHQWRRWSAELKRHYFSNPWVTLSVVAAIILLCLNFIQTLYSVLGYYHKL from the coding sequence ATGTTTCCTGAACCATTCACCCTTGCAGTTGTTTCATTTGAGGAGATGACTGAGATACGTTTTCCTTCTATACATGGGAATGCAAAAGAAAAGGTAGGAATCATGGAGCCCATGCAATTCGGCAGTTCTAGCAGCTGCGGGGTGCAAATCGATCAGACCTTTGAAGAATATGCTGGTGTTGTGAGCGACGATGATGACTACTGGAGAGCTGGCAGCTCCAGAGAAGGTGACACATTTGGTGATTTCAGAGAACACCCTGTTGGTGAGATCAGCCCATCCATGAACCAAAGAACCGAGATCGAGACCGCAAGATCGAGCAGCAGAGACTCGGATGCCAGATTGCTCAACGATTGGATGGAAAATGTGCAACACAGAATGACCACTGCCAGTCAAAGCAGGCGATCTCACAACAGGGCACCTTGCACTATCTATGAAATCCCTGCTAACATTCGGAAGCATGACACCCAAGCATATCAGCCGAAGGTAGTCGCCATAGGCCCATACCACCGGGAGAAGACCGGGCTTCGCATCACCGTCGATGACAAATGGAGGTGTCTCAGACACATGCTTTCGTTTGTTTCTCCCAGATTTCGTGAGGAAGAAAACCAACTGAGAATCTGGATCAAGAATATAAAGGAGAAAGAGGAATTGGCTCGCAGCTGTTACTCGAGAGATGCCTACATGGAAAGTTACAGTTTCGTGGAGATGCTCCTGCTAGATGGTTGCTTTATTCTCTACATCCTGCTGATGATAGTTAAGAAGACAGAGGTTGTGGTGGAGGATCCAAGAAAGGAAGAAAGCACTGAGGTGGATGAGAAATCCGAGAAGATGCATACTGAGGAGTGCCCTCTTGTCGGTGTGTTTTGGCAATGGAACCACATCAAACTTGACTTGCTATTGCTTGAAAACCAAATACCTTTCTTCATCATTCAGGACCTCTTCAACCACACTATGAATCCTGGCATCAAGCACATTTCCATTCCTCATCTAGCACTCGAGCTCTTCGATGAACTTCATCCCAAGATGAACAAAGACATGTTCCATTTTGGTCCTGATGGTAATGGTATTCTTCATTtattacatcttttccattctgcTATGGTACCATCTCCCAACTACAGAATGACGGACACAGAGTGCTGGAATCCCAACTCACCCTCATCTAGTACCACGCAGCAATTGCACATCCCCAGTGCCACTGAACTTGGAGAGTCTGCAGTACGCTTCAGAAGAAAGGATCATGCACGTAGCTTCCTTGAGGTAGCATTCTGCAATGGGGAACTGGAGATCCCAACTCTGCACATATTTGACTACAGCAATGCCCTCTTCCGGAACCTGATCTCCTTTGAGCAATGCTATCCTGGGGTGAGTCCCTACATCACAGCTTATGCATCATTCATGGAGTGCATCATGCACCGTGAGAGGGATGTGAGGCTTCTTCACTTGAGCGGAACGGTAGTCAACAGGCTCAGCACTGATAAGGATGTAGCTGTTTTCTTCAAGCAGATCTGTTACCAGGTCAGCCAGTCTTGCATCCCTAGTTACTTATCTCCTCTGTATAAGGAAGTATCAGATCATCACAGCCACCAGTGGAGAAGGTGGAGTGCGGAGTTGAAGCGGCACTACTTCTCCAATCCATGGGTGACCCTTTCAGTAGTTGCTGCCATCATCCTGCTTTGTCTCAACTTCATTCAGACTTTGTATTCTGTCCTTGGCTATTATCACAAATTATGA
- the LOC135633388 gene encoding uncharacterized protein LOC135633388 — protein MPTIRMLSAKSYPISCHFPSSFLSLVNRQNPKPQSLPASQIPVLGARSRLLLHRTLIPRRILGINPVTLPLGKRGILQICRDSVEREDFEAGLGKKEKVLVERSGDGGGSDWTTSVLLFGLWAGLMYYVFQLAPDQTPYRDIYFLQKLLNLRGDDGFVMNQVLVALWYIMGLWPLVYSMLLVPTGRSSRSKIPVWPFLLVSFFGGVYALIPYFVLWKPPPPAVGEDEIRGWPLNFLESKITAAVTVAAGMGMIIYAGLADGDVWEEFYQYFRESKFIHITCIDFSLFTAFSPFWVYNDMTARRWLNKGSWLLPIALVPFIGPALYLLLRPSLSALPVFTSSTTAEND, from the exons ATGCCAACCATAAGAATGCTTTCGGCCAAATCCTATCCGATCTCGTGCCATTTCCCGTCTTCCTTTCTTTCCCTCGTCAATCGccaaaaccctaaaccccaaTCACTCCCTGCCTCCCAAATCCCAGTCCTCGGAGCTCGATCCAGACTTCTTCTTCATCGAACCCTCATCCCAAGAAGAATTCTCGGCATAAATCCTGTGACTTTGCCACTTGGGAAGAGGGGTATCCTCCAGATATGCCGAGATTCCGTCGAAAGAGAGGATTTTGAAGCCGGCCTCGGGAAGAAGGAGAAGGTTTTGGTGGAGAGGAGTGGGGATGGCGGTGGGAGTGACTGGACCACGTCGGTTCTGCTCTTTGGGTTGTGGGCGGGGCTAATGTATTATGTTTTCCAGCTCGCACCGGACCAAACACCG TATAGGGatatttattttttgcaaaaGCTATTGAACCTGAGAGGAGATGATGGCTTCGTAATGAACCAAGTGCTTGTAGCTCTATGGTACATTATGGGTCTTTGGCCCCTAGTGTACAGCATGTTGTTAGTTCCTACTGGAAGAAG TTCAAGAAGCAAGATTCCAGTCTGGCCATTCCTATTAGTTTCATTCTTCGGTGGAGTATATGCTCTTATTCCttattttgttctttggaagccACCTCCACCAGCTGTTGGAGAAGATGAGATCAGGGGTTGGCCTTTAAATTTTCTCGAGTCAAAGATTACTGCTGCA GTTACAGTTGCTGCAGGCATGGGCATGATCATATATGCTGGTTTAGCTGATGGAGATGTGTGGGAGGAATTTTACCAATACTTCAGAGAAAGCAAGTTT ATTCATATCACATGCATTGACTTTTCGCTATTCACGGCATTCTCACCATTCTGGGTGTACAACGATATGACTGCTAGGCGATG GCTAAATAAAGGTTCTTGGCTTTTGCCAATTGCACTGGTTCCATTCATCGGTCCAGCGTTGTATCTGCTTCTACGCCCGTCTCTGTCAGCGCTACCCGTGTTTACCTCTTCCACCACCGCAGAGAATGATTAG